The following are encoded together in the Streptomyces sp. NBC_00358 genome:
- a CDS encoding alpha-L-rhamnosidase-related protein, with the protein MAAALVAAPAQSVSAATPMTPSGVREAAADPLNYSPTSRTLKPTAVYRTSGSVANPQNVLGGQPTRISGSQSAVTLDFGKEVGGLATLSFGSASDNGQRVGLAFSESSLYVGNNSDRSSGRDGEDGALYTTASANGTYTMPTAQLRGGFRYLTVFLDTSGWVDLNGVSLSFTAAPGKADPADYANYFSSSDDLLNRIWYAGAYTVQLNTIASDQGRAWPPPASAWNNGATVGAGDSVLVDGAKRDRTVWPGDMGIAVPTQYAYSGDLASTRNALTTMYNAQSAQGEIPWSGPPFNLTGSDTYHTWTLLGSSTYYTYSADRAWLDSEWANYKRGMAFITNKIDGNDLLDVTRTQDWARVGQGGENVSANALLYAALKGGVTLATAEGDSALAASWSGKAAAIKTSANSLLWDASKGMYKDNPTSGLYPQDGNSLAVWYGLTDSTAKSKSVVAGLGRNWGAYGPTTPEWGGNVSPFAGGMELNARFTANDDYTALAQIRRTWGHMLTSDIGTKSTFWEGVKSDGGLAYGGSFMSLAHGWSTAPTSTLTFDVLGTAPESATGAYRFVPHPGDLTSAEGRITLPQGAVNASWSRDPAAGTYAAYLTSPAGTTGRIGVPKLGGGDVSVSVNGSVVWRGGTFTPTSGITGASQDDTYVYLTGVAPGSYTVSATGLGNPPTPGDPGTGALRAGFTRCAGEGGTCSFSGTRSVAYGAGTYTYKTATGSTACTNASFDGDPASNLVKSCYVADAGGPPGYTVCAAEGGTCAVPGYNRDVAYGANGDFAHQVVKGSVACTNAHFGDPIDGVAKSCYLPPDGAPAGGWTKCASQASTCPAAAGQPVIYGAFGAFATITATGDTPCTDATFGDPIPGESKTCYTATGGPPGYGTACADEGGTCAFSGQRTVAYGARGSFVYKVFTGGTGCTTSAFGPDPLAGVKKACYLTP; encoded by the coding sequence GTGGCCGCCGCGCTGGTGGCGGCTCCCGCTCAGTCCGTGTCCGCGGCGACCCCGATGACCCCTTCGGGGGTCCGCGAGGCGGCCGCCGACCCCCTGAACTACTCGCCGACCTCCCGGACCCTCAAGCCGACCGCCGTCTACCGGACGTCGGGCAGCGTCGCGAACCCGCAGAACGTCCTCGGCGGGCAGCCGACCCGGATCTCCGGTTCGCAGTCGGCCGTCACCCTCGACTTCGGCAAGGAGGTCGGCGGCCTGGCAACGTTGTCCTTCGGCAGCGCCAGCGACAACGGCCAACGGGTCGGCCTCGCCTTCAGCGAGTCGTCCCTGTACGTCGGCAACAACAGCGACCGCAGCAGCGGCCGCGACGGCGAGGACGGGGCCCTCTACACCACAGCCTCCGCCAACGGCACCTACACGATGCCCACGGCGCAACTGCGCGGCGGCTTCCGCTACCTCACCGTCTTCCTCGACACCTCGGGCTGGGTGGACCTCAACGGCGTGAGCCTCAGTTTCACCGCGGCTCCGGGGAAAGCCGACCCGGCCGACTACGCCAACTACTTCTCCTCCAGCGACGATCTGCTCAACCGCATCTGGTACGCCGGGGCGTACACCGTGCAGCTCAACACGATCGCCTCCGACCAGGGCCGCGCCTGGCCCCCGCCGGCCTCGGCGTGGAACAACGGCGCCACCGTCGGTGCCGGTGACTCCGTCCTGGTCGACGGGGCCAAACGCGACCGTACGGTGTGGCCCGGCGACATGGGCATCGCCGTACCCACGCAGTACGCGTACTCCGGCGACCTGGCGTCGACCCGCAACGCGCTCACCACGATGTACAACGCCCAGTCGGCGCAGGGTGAGATCCCCTGGTCGGGACCGCCGTTCAACCTCACCGGCTCGGACACCTACCACACCTGGACGCTGCTGGGTTCGTCCACGTACTACACCTACTCGGCCGACCGGGCGTGGCTGGACTCCGAATGGGCCAACTACAAGCGCGGGATGGCCTTCATCACCAACAAGATCGACGGCAACGACCTGCTCGACGTGACCCGTACCCAGGACTGGGCCCGGGTCGGTCAGGGCGGCGAGAACGTCTCCGCCAACGCATTGCTCTACGCGGCGCTCAAGGGCGGCGTCACGCTGGCCACGGCCGAGGGCGACAGCGCGCTCGCGGCGAGCTGGAGCGGCAAGGCGGCCGCCATCAAGACCTCGGCCAACTCGCTGCTGTGGGACGCCTCGAAGGGCATGTACAAGGACAACCCGACCAGCGGCCTCTATCCGCAGGACGGCAACTCCCTCGCTGTCTGGTACGGGTTGACCGACTCCACGGCCAAGTCGAAGAGCGTCGTCGCCGGACTCGGGAGGAACTGGGGCGCCTACGGCCCCACCACCCCTGAATGGGGCGGCAACGTCTCGCCCTTCGCCGGCGGCATGGAGCTGAACGCCCGCTTCACCGCCAACGACGACTACACCGCCCTCGCGCAGATCCGCCGCACCTGGGGCCACATGCTCACCAGCGACATCGGCACGAAGAGCACCTTCTGGGAAGGCGTCAAGTCCGACGGCGGCCTCGCCTACGGGGGTTCGTTCATGAGCCTGGCCCACGGCTGGTCCACCGCGCCCACCTCCACGCTCACCTTCGACGTGCTCGGCACCGCGCCGGAGTCGGCGACCGGCGCGTACCGTTTCGTGCCGCACCCCGGCGACCTGACCAGCGCCGAGGGCCGCATCACCCTGCCCCAGGGCGCCGTCAACGCGTCCTGGTCCCGCGACCCCGCCGCCGGAACCTACGCGGCGTATCTCACCAGCCCGGCCGGCACCACCGGGCGCATCGGCGTACCGAAACTGGGCGGCGGCGACGTCTCGGTGTCCGTGAACGGCTCCGTCGTCTGGCGCGGCGGAACCTTCACGCCCACGTCGGGCATCACCGGCGCGAGCCAGGACGACACCTACGTCTACCTCACCGGCGTCGCCCCGGGCAGCTACACCGTGAGCGCCACCGGACTGGGCAATCCGCCCACCCCCGGCGATCCCGGAACCGGCGCGCTGCGAGCGGGCTTCACCCGGTGCGCGGGCGAGGGCGGCACGTGCTCCTTCAGTGGCACCCGCTCCGTGGCCTACGGCGCGGGGACGTACACCTACAAGACGGCGACCGGCAGCACCGCCTGCACCAACGCCTCCTTCGACGGCGACCCGGCGTCGAACCTCGTCAAATCCTGTTACGTCGCCGACGCCGGCGGTCCGCCCGGATACACCGTCTGCGCAGCCGAGGGCGGCACCTGCGCCGTGCCCGGCTACAACCGTGACGTCGCCTACGGAGCCAACGGCGACTTCGCCCATCAGGTCGTCAAGGGCTCCGTCGCCTGCACCAACGCCCACTTCGGCGATCCCATCGACGGTGTCGCCAAGTCCTGTTACCTGCCACCCGACGGCGCTCCGGCCGGCGGCTGGACCAAGTGCGCCTCCCAGGCGAGCACTTGTCCGGCAGCCGCGGGACAGCCGGTGATCTACGGAGCCTTCGGCGCGTTCGCCACGATCACGGCGACCGGCGACACGCCGTGCACCGACGCCACGTTCGGCGACCCGATCCCCGGTGAGTCGAAGACCTGCTACACCGCGACCGGCGGCCCGCCCGGCTACGGCACGGCCTGCGCGGACGAAGGCGGGACGTGCGCCTTCAGCGGGCAGCGGACCGTCGCGTACGGCGCGCGCGGCAGCTTCGTGTACAAGGTGTTCACCGGCGGCACCGGCTGTACGACGTCGGCGTTCGGCCCGGATCCGCTCGCCGGTGTGAAGAAGGCCTGCTACCTCACCCCCTGA
- a CDS encoding toxin Doc encodes MTLYIDVPWLLDVQDVALGNDDVTVTDYSALVAAVARHKTRMPTLATSNPDTAWRAAALLHTIVRLEPLPHRNSLFAAFITGQYMDQSGEGIDPPYGALPDLIRKVRETRLSIYDIAGVLRTWQI; translated from the coding sequence ATGACCCTTTACATCGATGTGCCCTGGCTCCTGGACGTCCAGGACGTCGCCCTCGGCAATGACGACGTGACGGTCACCGACTATTCGGCCCTTGTCGCCGCCGTCGCACGCCACAAGACGCGCATGCCTACGCTCGCCACGTCCAACCCCGACACGGCATGGCGCGCGGCCGCGCTCCTGCACACCATCGTGCGCCTCGAACCGCTCCCCCACCGCAACAGTCTCTTCGCCGCCTTCATCACCGGCCAGTACATGGACCAGTCCGGAGAAGGAATCGACCCTCCCTACGGGGCTCTGCCCGACCTGATCAGAAAAGTCCGCGAGACCCGGTTGAGTATCTACGACATCGCCGGCGTCCTCCGCACGTGGCAGATCTGA
- a CDS encoding glycoside hydrolase family 76 protein, whose translation MFSRSPDIVVRSRLLSLLLTAVLAFAALVPAATPAAAATQVCALACDTLDPSQARQESFPVPNKNLNGRRLELHVSDADDMAWASIDNGVTGDSVWLDRSWDGGATWEGLLGKASIPVTWTGTRTLMYNITDPRNHRRGLVRACGDAAGVGCTNWTYPTVCDALCDGTDAGQAAGDDQPVPSATLYGRTIRLHVDQRNSTAWAGIDTGGAGDEIWLDRSWDGGATWPDGSSLGRTSTPSGAAGTRTAMYATRDPRGLLHGGAVRACGREATHQEGSCTAWARPAPTRARAAADALMTSYDPYNGWWPSSWWNSAATLTTLIDFAKTTGRHDYDWVVARTFDQNKGVFAAGARSSDAIDGHFISRSIDDSGWWAIAWIDAYDYTGDSRYLAEAVTIANYIQQYWDTGTCGGGVWWNRERTYKNAVTNGQYLWLTAALHQRITGDTLWLQRARTAAAWYRSSGMINSSGLVNDGLTSACANNGGTVWSYNQGLAIGGFTELWKATGDGTLLATARTLADAAISSPALTRDGVLTESCDVGSAPCDDNQKQFKGIFIRNFAGLAKATGSSTYQSYVQKQADTLWAQDRNSLNSLGERWAGIGPQQSDWRTQASALGALTAAAG comes from the coding sequence ATGTTTTCACGAAGCCCGGACATCGTTGTCAGGTCACGACTCCTCAGCCTCCTGCTGACGGCCGTGCTCGCGTTCGCGGCGTTGGTCCCGGCCGCGACGCCCGCGGCCGCCGCCACGCAGGTGTGCGCACTGGCCTGCGACACGCTGGACCCGTCGCAGGCCCGGCAGGAGAGCTTTCCCGTGCCGAACAAGAACCTCAACGGCCGTCGCCTCGAACTGCACGTCTCCGACGCGGACGACATGGCCTGGGCCAGCATCGACAACGGCGTGACCGGGGACTCGGTGTGGCTGGACCGCTCCTGGGACGGCGGCGCCACCTGGGAGGGACTTCTCGGCAAGGCGAGCATCCCCGTGACCTGGACCGGCACCAGGACGTTGATGTACAACATCACCGATCCCCGCAACCACCGACGCGGGCTCGTACGGGCCTGCGGGGACGCCGCCGGCGTCGGCTGTACGAACTGGACCTACCCCACCGTCTGCGACGCGCTCTGCGACGGAACCGACGCCGGCCAGGCGGCCGGTGACGACCAGCCGGTGCCGTCCGCCACCCTCTACGGCCGCACGATCCGCCTGCACGTCGACCAGAGGAACTCCACGGCCTGGGCCGGCATCGACACCGGCGGCGCAGGCGACGAGATCTGGCTCGACCGTTCCTGGGACGGTGGCGCGACCTGGCCGGACGGCTCCTCCCTCGGCCGTACCAGCACCCCGTCCGGGGCAGCCGGCACCCGTACCGCCATGTATGCCACCCGCGACCCCCGCGGCCTCCTGCACGGCGGCGCGGTCCGCGCCTGCGGCCGGGAGGCCACCCACCAGGAGGGCAGTTGCACGGCGTGGGCCAGGCCCGCACCGACCAGGGCGCGCGCCGCGGCGGACGCGCTGATGACCTCGTACGATCCCTACAACGGCTGGTGGCCCAGCAGTTGGTGGAACTCCGCCGCCACCCTCACCACCCTCATCGACTTCGCCAAGACCACCGGCCGGCACGACTACGACTGGGTCGTCGCGCGCACTTTCGACCAGAACAAGGGCGTCTTCGCCGCCGGTGCCCGCAGCTCGGACGCGATCGATGGCCACTTCATCAGCCGTTCCATCGACGACTCGGGCTGGTGGGCCATCGCCTGGATCGACGCGTACGACTACACGGGCGACTCCCGCTACCTCGCCGAGGCCGTCACCATCGCCAACTACATCCAGCAGTACTGGGACACCGGCACCTGCGGCGGCGGTGTGTGGTGGAACCGCGAGCGCACCTACAAGAACGCCGTCACGAACGGCCAGTACCTCTGGCTGACCGCGGCGCTGCACCAGCGGATCACGGGCGACACGCTATGGCTCCAGCGCGCCAGGACCGCCGCGGCCTGGTACCGGTCCAGTGGGATGATCAACTCCTCGGGTCTGGTGAACGACGGGCTCACCTCCGCCTGCGCCAACAACGGCGGCACCGTGTGGAGTTACAACCAAGGGCTGGCCATCGGCGGCTTCACCGAACTGTGGAAGGCGACCGGGGACGGCACGCTGCTGGCCACCGCGCGGACCCTTGCCGACGCCGCGATCAGCAGCCCCGCGCTGACCCGGGACGGTGTCCTCACCGAGTCCTGCGACGTCGGCTCGGCTCCCTGCGACGACAACCAGAAACAGTTCAAGGGCATCTTCATACGGAACTTCGCCGGCCTCGCGAAGGCCACAGGTTCCAGTACCTACCAGAGTTACGTCCAGAAGCAGGCGGACACACTGTGGGCGCAGGACCGCAACTCCCTCAACTCCCTCGGCGAACGCTGGGCCGGCATCGGCCCCCAGCAGTCCGACTGGCGCACCCAGGCGAGCGCCCTCGGAGCACTCACCGCCGCCGCGGGCTGA
- a CDS encoding HAD-IA family hydrolase yields MRYVLFDVDGTLIDAVENQRLVWRTWAERYGLDPDEVYRVALRTRPLETFAQVAPDQDPGECLAALHALEDEDVRSGSYAAFGGAAELLSALRPGCWALVTSNYEHRVRGRFARTGLPVPEVLVDAAAVEEGKPSPVPYLQAAARLGAEPEDCLVIEDAPSGVESGLRAGMTVWGVNAPAAVDGVHRHFGSLREAVRDILAFVSGPRPHGPDGPATVE; encoded by the coding sequence ATGAGGTATGTCCTGTTTGATGTTGATGGGACGTTGATCGACGCCGTGGAGAATCAGCGCCTGGTTTGGCGAACGTGGGCAGAGCGATATGGGCTGGACCCCGATGAGGTCTACCGGGTGGCGCTGCGGACGAGGCCGCTGGAGACCTTCGCGCAGGTTGCTCCGGACCAGGATCCCGGGGAGTGTCTTGCCGCACTGCATGCGTTGGAGGATGAGGACGTCCGTTCCGGTTCCTATGCGGCCTTCGGTGGCGCCGCGGAGCTGCTGAGTGCTCTGCGGCCCGGGTGCTGGGCGTTGGTGACTTCGAACTATGAGCACCGGGTGCGTGGACGTTTCGCACGGACGGGCCTGCCGGTGCCGGAGGTCCTCGTGGATGCGGCCGCCGTGGAGGAAGGCAAGCCGTCGCCTGTGCCGTATCTGCAGGCAGCCGCGCGACTCGGTGCAGAACCGGAGGACTGTCTGGTCATCGAGGACGCTCCTTCCGGGGTGGAGTCCGGGCTGCGTGCCGGGATGACGGTGTGGGGTGTCAACGCCCCTGCGGCGGTGGACGGCGTGCATCGTCACTTCGGCAGCCTGCGCGAAGCGGTCCGCGACATCCTTGCCTTCGTGTCCGGACCCCGCCCTCACGGGCCGGATGGACCAGCCACGGTGGAATGA
- a CDS encoding glycoside hydrolase family 26 protein: MTRALAVVALMFLTAFVPAASACAPTAAGHHGGAVAAADASPYDVGPLLYPPKKYFGVSRPKAPHSMEPVLDWARKVGKQPNLIVYYVGWGDSFDASGTRNAWNSGAMTLASWEPHGTTLARIADGASDSYLREYAKAVRRLNIPIAISFADEMNGDWEEWGTTETTPQEYVRAWRHVHDVFEAAGATNVIWTWSPNIVQPGTHKDLSPLYPGDAYVDWVGLIGYFTDWDPHTFDGLFGTTLTEIARFSRKPQLLLETAAMPGRHRVQDVRALFHGVTASPGLVGFAWFDHKARADWRLDASPQSAAEFRRLSADDLYGFDVRRVR; this comes from the coding sequence ATGACACGCGCCCTTGCCGTCGTCGCGCTGATGTTTCTCACGGCCTTCGTACCCGCAGCGTCCGCCTGCGCCCCAACCGCAGCAGGCCACCATGGCGGTGCCGTGGCGGCTGCCGATGCCTCGCCCTACGACGTAGGCCCGCTGTTGTACCCGCCGAAGAAGTACTTCGGAGTTTCCCGGCCCAAAGCCCCACATTCCATGGAGCCGGTGCTCGACTGGGCTCGGAAGGTCGGCAAACAACCTAACTTGATCGTCTATTACGTGGGCTGGGGCGACAGTTTCGATGCCTCGGGCACGCGCAACGCCTGGAACTCGGGGGCGATGACACTCGCCTCCTGGGAGCCGCACGGCACGACACTCGCCCGCATTGCCGACGGTGCGTCCGACAGCTATCTCCGGGAATACGCGAAGGCGGTCCGGAGACTGAACATCCCGATCGCCATCAGCTTCGCGGACGAGATGAACGGCGACTGGGAGGAGTGGGGAACCACCGAGACCACGCCACAGGAGTACGTCAGAGCCTGGCGTCACGTCCACGATGTCTTCGAGGCTGCCGGGGCCACCAACGTGATCTGGACCTGGTCACCGAACATCGTCCAGCCAGGCACACACAAGGATTTGAGCCCCCTCTACCCCGGCGACGCGTACGTCGACTGGGTCGGTCTGATCGGCTACTTCACCGACTGGGACCCTCACACCTTCGACGGCCTGTTCGGAACGACCCTGACGGAGATCGCACGCTTCAGCCGAAAGCCGCAGCTCCTCCTGGAGACCGCCGCCATGCCCGGCCGACACCGCGTTCAAGACGTGCGTGCCCTGTTCCACGGAGTCACCGCCTCCCCCGGCCTCGTCGGGTTCGCCTGGTTCGACCACAAGGCGCGCGCCGACTGGCGGCTGGACGCGAGCCCGCAGAGCGCCGCGGAGTTCCGGCGTCTGAGCGCCGATGACCTCTACGGCTTCGACGTGCGGAGAGTCCGATGA
- a CDS encoding COG4315 family predicted lipoprotein, whose product MSAATVAYADGSSHDSAAAVQTSRSAVSASSPATVSTKSGPLGKILVNSKGHTLYLFKSDKTNKSTCYGDCAKAWPPLKAHGKPTAGGGVNSKLLSTITRSDGSKQVTYKGHPLYTFIDDTKAGQTNGQGLDAFGAKWYVLGTDGKAITKTSSSSQTGGY is encoded by the coding sequence GTGTCCGCGGCCACCGTGGCGTACGCCGATGGCAGCAGCCACGATTCGGCTGCCGCCGTACAGACATCGCGATCGGCGGTGAGCGCCTCGTCCCCCGCGACGGTGTCCACCAAGTCCGGTCCGCTCGGCAAGATCCTCGTCAACAGCAAGGGGCACACCCTCTACCTCTTCAAGTCCGACAAGACCAACAAGTCCACCTGCTACGGGGACTGCGCCAAGGCTTGGCCACCACTGAAGGCGCACGGAAAGCCGACCGCCGGGGGTGGCGTCAACAGCAAGCTGCTGTCGACCATCACGCGCAGCGACGGCTCGAAGCAGGTCACGTACAAGGGGCACCCGCTCTACACGTTCATCGACGACACCAAGGCCGGGCAGACCAACGGACAGGGGCTCGACGCCTTCGGCGCCAAATGGTACGTGCTGGGCACCGACGGCAAGGCGATCACCAAGACCTCGTCATCGTCACAGACGGGCGGCTACTGA
- a CDS encoding ankyrin repeat domain-containing protein, translating into MTDEDQGLDRESRQDWTQLHFAADGQDAAAVGSLLTACAEVDAPDGQGNTPLWLAVFTDRGDGTVLSLLVKAGADPDRANVHGVSPRRHADWRIGSDVAVHLGAAPPTAQ; encoded by the coding sequence ATGACGGATGAGGATCAGGGCTTGGATCGTGAGAGTCGCCAGGACTGGACGCAGTTGCACTTCGCCGCGGATGGCCAGGATGCCGCAGCTGTCGGCTCTCTCCTGACGGCGTGTGCGGAGGTGGACGCACCCGATGGGCAGGGCAATACGCCTTTGTGGTTGGCCGTGTTCACGGATCGAGGCGATGGCACCGTCCTGTCGCTGTTGGTCAAGGCAGGTGCTGATCCGGACAGGGCCAACGTTCATGGTGTGAGCCCACGGCGTCACGCCGACTGGCGCATCGGTTCAGACGTCGCGGTGCATCTCGGGGCGGCGCCTCCTACCGCGCAGTGA
- a CDS encoding glycosyltransferase family 2 protein — MSSVEAVRAVRSAAQNRQALDRHPCGLSNSDLLPAPPSDFEKYSYVGRRLRVLTVASLVSVSCLTLSQLRLFSSAPLLRFFYPFLAFTVLYYLISLWVNLFSRDFDLSRHQKLVGAWRPDVYPSVDVFLPVCGESVEILHNTWTHVRALAAHYPGVCEPFVLDDSASPELRSMADEFGFRYGTRSNLGWFKKAGNLHFGFEQTHGTYVLILDADFAPRADLLHELLPYLAEDERLAIVQSPQYFRVLDAQNWIERGAGAVQELFYRAVQVSRQSNDGAICVGSCAVYRRTALRENGGTTLVEHSEDVHTGFDLRSLGWDLRYVPIALSAGVCPDNADSFFRQQYRWCAGSMSMLCSSKFWRAKMRISSRLCYLSGFLYYIHTALFTFVAPLIPILLLLAFPDKPSAETLWLVLPSVFYTTTVFPLWHKVPYRLEAWAARMMYGWAHTFAVWDILRGRQRHVGWQATGSCSAKLSGTKRHRIGMWSWGGGTALLWVGSAAWRTLTLDPVNFVMLLSSGLFYAAVVARALLQPRAMGTP, encoded by the coding sequence ATGAGTTCAGTTGAAGCCGTCCGTGCGGTACGGTCGGCCGCACAAAATCGACAGGCCCTTGACCGACATCCCTGTGGATTGAGCAACTCGGACCTGTTGCCGGCACCGCCGTCGGATTTCGAGAAGTATTCCTATGTCGGCCGCCGCCTACGGGTGTTGACAGTTGCGTCACTGGTGAGCGTCAGCTGCCTCACCTTGAGCCAGTTGCGACTCTTCTCCTCGGCGCCACTTCTGCGGTTCTTCTATCCGTTTCTGGCATTCACCGTCCTCTACTACTTGATCTCGCTTTGGGTGAACCTGTTCAGCCGTGATTTCGACCTCTCACGCCACCAAAAGCTCGTGGGTGCCTGGCGCCCCGATGTCTACCCGTCGGTCGATGTCTTCCTGCCGGTGTGCGGCGAGTCGGTCGAGATCCTGCACAACACCTGGACCCATGTCCGTGCGCTGGCGGCCCACTACCCGGGGGTCTGCGAGCCGTTCGTCCTGGATGACTCGGCCAGTCCTGAACTGCGCTCCATGGCTGATGAGTTCGGATTCCGCTATGGCACCCGCAGCAACCTGGGTTGGTTCAAGAAGGCCGGCAATCTGCACTTCGGGTTCGAGCAGACCCACGGCACGTACGTCCTTATTCTCGACGCCGATTTCGCCCCGCGCGCGGATCTGCTCCACGAACTTCTTCCGTATCTGGCGGAAGACGAGCGTCTCGCCATCGTCCAGTCCCCTCAGTACTTCCGTGTGCTGGACGCTCAGAACTGGATCGAACGTGGTGCCGGCGCCGTCCAGGAGCTTTTCTACCGGGCTGTCCAAGTCTCCCGGCAGAGCAACGACGGGGCTATCTGCGTCGGAAGCTGCGCCGTCTATCGACGGACGGCACTGCGTGAAAACGGCGGCACTACGCTCGTCGAGCACTCGGAGGATGTCCACACAGGGTTCGACCTGCGGAGTCTCGGATGGGATCTGCGCTACGTCCCGATCGCACTGTCGGCAGGCGTGTGCCCCGATAACGCGGATTCCTTCTTCCGTCAGCAATACCGCTGGTGCGCCGGCTCGATGAGCATGCTGTGCAGCTCCAAGTTCTGGCGGGCAAAAATGCGGATCTCAAGCAGGCTTTGCTACCTGTCGGGCTTCCTCTACTACATCCACACGGCCCTGTTCACATTCGTCGCTCCCCTCATTCCGATTCTGCTCCTGCTGGCGTTCCCGGACAAACCCTCCGCGGAGACCCTGTGGCTGGTCTTGCCCAGCGTCTTCTACACGACCACTGTCTTCCCTCTGTGGCACAAGGTTCCCTACCGCCTCGAGGCCTGGGCCGCGCGGATGATGTACGGCTGGGCGCACACCTTCGCGGTCTGGGACATCCTGCGTGGGCGGCAGCGGCATGTGGGCTGGCAGGCAACCGGTTCTTGCAGCGCGAAGCTCAGCGGCACCAAGCGGCATCGGATCGGCATGTGGTCGTGGGGCGGCGGAACCGCCCTGCTGTGGGTCGGATCCGCCGCATGGCGCACACTCACCCTCGACCCCGTCAACTTCGTCATGCTCCTCTCGTCCGGACTCTTCTACGCTGCGGTCGTCGCGAGAGCCCTGCTCCAGCCTCGTGCGATGGGAACTCCATGA
- a CDS encoding serine hydrolase domain-containing protein produces the protein MIRVPTCVLSSFQAPQISHGHDPDQFVQIGSLTKPLTATVLTALADDGVLSLDDPLELFLPVPSGTGITLRRLAEHTSGLPRLPPGISGRDPYVAFDADALDSVVRHLDTLITARAGTAEEYSNLGYALLGAALVAATRTPYEELLHRHLLDPLGVADVAADPPSGRRLCRRGLFGRPRRPWSMDGAILPAGGLWATPRAAARLLIDLLVDRRLGEPAPAWQKAGSLLWHNGATRGASVFAGASPQGWILVHRLSGRNNVTDKMALDMLRLFIGPQG, from the coding sequence ATGATCCGAGTTCCCACCTGCGTACTCAGCAGCTTTCAGGCACCCCAGATCTCTCACGGCCACGACCCCGACCAGTTCGTGCAGATCGGTTCGTTGACCAAGCCGCTCACCGCAACTGTCCTGACCGCCTTGGCCGATGACGGAGTCCTGAGCCTCGACGACCCGCTGGAACTGTTCCTGCCGGTGCCCAGCGGCACGGGAATCACCCTGCGCCGGCTTGCCGAGCACACCTCGGGCCTTCCTCGGTTACCTCCCGGCATCAGCGGGCGCGATCCCTACGTGGCTTTCGACGCCGACGCCCTGGATTCGGTCGTACGGCACCTCGACACCCTGATCACAGCTCGCGCGGGGACGGCCGAGGAGTATTCCAACCTCGGATACGCGCTCCTGGGCGCCGCTCTGGTCGCGGCCACCCGCACCCCGTACGAGGAGTTGCTGCACCGCCACCTTCTCGATCCGCTCGGTGTCGCAGACGTCGCCGCCGATCCGCCGTCCGGCAGACGTCTGTGCCGCCGAGGGCTGTTCGGCCGGCCTCGGCGGCCCTGGTCCATGGACGGCGCGATTCTTCCCGCCGGCGGGCTGTGGGCCACTCCACGGGCCGCCGCCCGCCTCCTCATCGACCTGCTTGTCGACCGCAGGCTGGGCGAGCCGGCACCGGCCTGGCAGAAGGCGGGAAGCCTGCTGTGGCACAACGGCGCGACACGCGGCGCGTCCGTCTTCGCAGGAGCCTCACCGCAGGGCTGGATCCTTGTTCACCGTCTGTCCGGTCGAAACAACGTGACGGACAAGATGGCCCTGGACATGCTCAGACTCTTCATCGGGCCACAAGGCTGA
- a CDS encoding glutaredoxin domain-containing protein: MTRTWMLPMLLVLFGSAAATGLVLSGSPGEAAVLLAVFVMLAGVNSPLVFPRSIGASEAQRRTAVDGRPVVYWRPGCTYCLRLRFRLGRGARQLHWVNIWRDPAGAAAVRAANDGNETVPTVVVAGRPHTNPDPEWVREQLSPST, translated from the coding sequence ATGACACGCACTTGGATGTTGCCGATGCTGCTCGTGCTCTTCGGCTCGGCCGCTGCGACCGGGCTGGTCCTCAGCGGGAGCCCCGGCGAAGCCGCAGTACTCCTGGCGGTGTTTGTGATGCTCGCGGGCGTGAACTCGCCTCTGGTCTTCCCGAGATCGATCGGTGCGTCGGAGGCACAACGCCGCACCGCGGTCGACGGCCGGCCGGTCGTCTACTGGCGTCCAGGCTGCACGTACTGCCTGCGGTTGCGCTTCCGGTTGGGCCGCGGTGCCCGCCAGTTGCATTGGGTCAACATCTGGCGTGACCCGGCTGGAGCGGCAGCGGTGAGGGCAGCCAACGATGGCAACGAGACCGTGCCGACCGTCGTCGTGGCGGGCCGACCGCACACCAATCCCGATCCTGAATGGGTGCGCGAACAGCTCTCCCCTTCCACGTGA